The following DNA comes from Acidobacteriota bacterium.
AGGCAGAACTCCGCCGTCGCCGGTGACGTCGAGGATTTCCACCCCCGGCGCGGAGCGCTTGCGGGCTTCCACCACGTCTCCCAGGCCTTCGACGGCGAAGCCGAAAACGTCGAAGCCGCAGCCGA
Coding sequences within:
- a CDS encoding homoserine kinase, translated to MTESPSTVRAFAPATVSNVGCGFDVFGFAVEGLGDVVEARKRSAPGVEILDVTGDGGVLP